CCCGGCTGCCCTTTATGAACAAGCATTAGCCCAAGCCGAGCTAGAGAACTTCATCGCCCAGCAAGCCGAAGAAATTGCGCCCGAAAGTCTAACGGTAAGAGAGATATCCTTCTACGAAACTGAATATTGCGCTGGGGACAGACTGATAGCCACTGTGACCTACGATGGGGAAGACTTCGTAACCCAACGCTGGGTAGTCATGGTGAATGGACAAGAGATACACAGACATTATGCTCCAGAAGGGTGCGATCGCTTTATCCACTGGAAATACTTAGATGGCTCGTTACCTGTGCAAGAACAGAGCGCCACAGAGACAAGCACAGGTAATGAAGTCATGGCGGAAATCGCCACCGAATGCGAGAAACGCGGTTTGGAACTGTTGGATGACGGCGTATACAGAGACGACCAAAAACTGGGTGAAGTGGAATTGCGCCAGGGTATCTTGTGGGCAGTCCGCGCAGATGACCAAGAGCGAGTGATGTGCGATGCCTACGGCGGGCTTTCCTGCGGAACGCTGCGCGAACGCCAACGCGGAACAGAAGCAGTCTGGTGGTTGTCAACAGCTAATCCTTCGTCTGCTGAAGAATGTTTGCAGTACCACCCGCTTGAACAACTCAAGACTTATCAGTGGGCGCAGTTGTTTATCGGGGCTGAATTAGTTGCAGTGTAAATAAGGCGGAAGGGAGTAGAGCGAGACTCTACTTCCTGATTTCTAATGGGTGAAATAACAATTATGTCCTGTTTAATCTCTGAGCTTGAAAAATCCTGGTATTTATCGCCGCCTTGGGGTCAGCAAATGCCATCTGTTGTAGTTGATTTGTGGGAACGAGTGTACATCACAGCTACTGGAACATTTGGTTACTGCTGTGGCGTAGTGTGGCAAGACGACCAGTTGGTTTATGCAGTTGCGAGTAATCTCACTATTGCGTATCTGGGCAAACACGAAATTATTGGTACTGGAGAAGTACAACGTACCAACTTGGAGAAACCTGCTTTTGCTGTGGGCGATCGCGTATTACTCCGTTTCAGCAGCCACGCCACAAAACAGCGTTTGGTGTTGGGTGTTGTTCTGGTGAATAACAGTTGGTTTTACGTGGTTGAGATGTTGTCCCCTGCTTTATCCCCTGTACTGGGTTCACCAATTCGTTTCCCGTTGGTTAGTGAAAAAGATTTAGTTCGAGTTCATCTGTAAGTATTTTTCAACTTGGAGCAACGATTATGTCACAAATCGAAATCGCTCAAATCATTGAACAGATTAAACAGGAAATTACTGTTGACTCCAATGGACAGGGTAGGGCTAGTATTCGTGCAACAGCCAGATTAGCTGATGTCAACGATGCTGGATTGCTTAGAAGTCTCAAAACTGCTGCTGACATTTCTGGTTCTAAACTGGTTGAAAAGCTTGTCCGTAAAGGGTTTGGAGGTGCTGACATTTTAAGCTGGTCACAGTCCGGCATTCCTGATTTAGCTGTTGCCGCAATACTTCATTACTACGGCTATGAAGCTGGTAAACGATGCAGCCAACAGGCAAAGTTAGCTTGTGAAGCGTTTGAAACCATCGGTGTTCGCGCCTGGATGCAAGACATCATGGGTTGGGCAAAGACAACAACTCCACAGCCAGAGCAACCTCCAGTAAACGCACTTCCCCCAGTTGAACAGCGATTGCATACCTTGGTTCAATCCATGAAAACGCTTGCTGAACTTACAGGTGGACGGCTTAACCCGTACATGGAACAGCAGATGAAAGATTTCGCTGCGAACCTCTTGGCTGAACATAACCGCAAGAT
The nucleotide sequence above comes from Nostoc sp. MS1. Encoded proteins:
- a CDS encoding DUF1392 family protein produces the protein MSCLISELEKSWYLSPPWGQQMPSVVVDLWERVYITATGTFGYCCGVVWQDDQLVYAVASNLTIAYLGKHEIIGTGEVQRTNLEKPAFAVGDRVLLRFSSHATKQRLVLGVVLVNNSWFYVVEMLSPALSPVLGSPIRFPLVSEKDLVRVHL